Proteins from a genomic interval of Streptomyces sp. NBC_01445:
- a CDS encoding radical SAM protein, producing the protein MHRLIASPFLSDYLLLHPGHPSGVRIPEARYNELRALSGPDAAPVWLHEAARQAWGLTLDRPPAADLLVRESSRYGYAKASWEINLGCDYDCEFCYLGEKRFEGLDWQGKQQLLRTMRDAGVLWLQITGGEALIDREFGAAYEYAHRLGMMVQVSSNGSSLRKAPMRELFARHRPYRLTVSVYGATAETYEKVTRNRGSFGRFLDGLDAARADGLPVRLNVIVSDDNAHEVDDMVALCQKYGFSHQVFTNMSPTIDGEANPLASQAEAHMTPRSVFTGCNAGHTFFHVDPHGIASICKVGRDPSVNLITEGLDALPRLGQIAESLQLRTGGCSGCTKVGTCRTCRPLAKLYQEAGDRRELYCQHGGYGS; encoded by the coding sequence GTGCACCGACTGATCGCCAGCCCGTTCCTCAGTGACTACCTCCTCTTGCACCCCGGTCATCCCTCCGGCGTCCGTATCCCTGAGGCCCGCTACAACGAGCTACGCGCCCTCAGCGGGCCGGACGCCGCCCCGGTCTGGCTGCACGAAGCCGCCCGCCAGGCATGGGGGTTGACCCTGGACCGGCCCCCGGCTGCGGACCTCCTCGTGCGCGAGAGCTCCCGGTACGGGTACGCGAAAGCGTCGTGGGAGATCAACCTCGGCTGCGACTACGACTGCGAGTTCTGCTATCTCGGAGAGAAGCGGTTCGAGGGCCTCGACTGGCAGGGCAAACAGCAACTCCTCCGGACGATGCGCGACGCCGGCGTCCTGTGGCTGCAGATCACGGGCGGCGAGGCCCTCATCGACCGAGAGTTCGGCGCGGCCTACGAGTACGCCCATCGGCTGGGCATGATGGTGCAGGTCTCCTCGAACGGCTCGTCTTTGCGGAAGGCTCCGATGCGTGAGCTGTTCGCCCGGCACCGCCCGTACCGGCTCACCGTCAGCGTGTACGGGGCGACCGCGGAGACCTACGAGAAGGTCACCCGGAACCGCGGCTCGTTCGGCAGGTTCCTCGATGGCCTGGACGCCGCCCGTGCCGACGGGCTCCCGGTCCGGTTGAACGTGATCGTGTCGGACGACAACGCCCACGAGGTCGACGACATGGTGGCCCTGTGCCAGAAGTACGGCTTCTCGCATCAGGTGTTCACGAACATGTCGCCGACGATCGACGGCGAGGCCAACCCGCTCGCCTCCCAAGCCGAGGCCCACATGACGCCGCGCAGCGTGTTCACCGGCTGCAACGCGGGCCACACCTTCTTCCACGTCGACCCGCACGGCATCGCCTCGATCTGCAAGGTCGGCCGCGACCCGAGCGTGAACCTGATCACCGAGGGTCTGGATGCCCTCCCCCGACTCGGCCAGATCGCCGAGTCCCTACAACTCCGCACCGGTGGATGCTCCGGCTGCACAAAGGTCGGCACGTGCCGAACGTGCCGGCCGCTGGCCAAGCTCTACCAGGAGGCGGGGGATCGACGAGAGCTCTACTGCCAACACGGAGGTTACGGATCATGA
- a CDS encoding DUF6415 family natural product biosynthesis protein: MPTTQPRALDAPDRIPALLGDAFSAYQDRPDPQSRELLSLELRSEIRRLLPKVQAQMDSITPRTRAWYARDTAIDAAREELSKGLSPSSLAACLTITELGRRLRALDGFAGGER; the protein is encoded by the coding sequence ATGCCCACGACTCAACCCCGAGCTCTCGATGCTCCGGACAGAATCCCCGCCCTCCTCGGGGACGCCTTCTCGGCGTACCAGGACCGTCCGGACCCTCAGTCCAGGGAACTGCTCAGCCTGGAACTGCGGTCCGAGATCCGGCGGCTACTGCCCAAGGTCCAGGCCCAGATGGACAGCATCACCCCGCGCACACGAGCCTGGTACGCGCGGGACACGGCCATCGACGCGGCACGTGAGGAGCTCTCCAAGGGACTCAGCCCGAGCAGCCTCGCCGCGTGCCTCACCATCACCGAGCTCGGGCGCAGGCTCCGCGCTCTGGACGGGTTCGCCGGAGGCGAACGGTGA
- a CDS encoding DUF6879 family protein, whose translation MPLSAPPFPELIGTAQHSAVHLEMRDAYGVTNEADDFARWRETGVRDVDPQSEAWGPWTDLIKATIARGVTVRRARIVSEPVSDYIRYEHGGTAVNVAAGEQVRWLPRRRASGIALPGNDFWLFDGRLIRWNHFTGAGLFAGAEVSEDPAEAKLCAEAFETVWDLAIPHDQYEIN comes from the coding sequence ATGCCCTTGAGCGCGCCGCCGTTTCCTGAGCTCATCGGCACCGCTCAGCACTCCGCCGTGCACCTGGAGATGCGCGACGCCTACGGGGTGACGAACGAAGCCGACGACTTCGCGCGCTGGCGGGAGACCGGGGTGCGGGACGTCGACCCGCAGTCGGAGGCCTGGGGGCCGTGGACGGACCTGATCAAGGCGACGATCGCCCGGGGCGTGACCGTGCGGCGAGCGCGCATCGTGTCCGAACCCGTGAGCGACTACATCCGCTACGAGCACGGCGGCACCGCCGTCAACGTGGCCGCGGGCGAACAGGTGCGCTGGCTGCCTCGCCGGCGCGCCTCGGGGATTGCGCTGCCGGGGAACGACTTCTGGTTGTTCGATGGGCGCCTGATCCGGTGGAACCACTTCACCGGCGCCGGACTGTTCGCAGGCGCGGAGGTGTCCGAGGACCCGGCCGAAGCGAAACTGTGCGCCGAGGCGTTCGAGACAGTGTGGGATCTCGCGATCCCACACGACCAGTACGAGATCAACTAG
- a CDS encoding helix-turn-helix domain-containing protein — MPTSPSSSAQRARERVAARLRALRADAGLTGPELAKRCGWSHPKTYRLEKAQTPPSPDDIRRWCAACGADSEAAALVEQSIDAEAMYTEWRQHVRHGLKQLQITTGRLFTNSHLFRVYSATLVPGLLQTVGYAAGILHISARSHALEVDDSPAAAQARIDRSKILHEQGRRFLFVVEEASLYYQLGDAAAMAAQLGHLLTAGALPGVSLGIIPSDTVERRQWPRETFHVYDDKLVSVELVTAQVRIKQQSEIDQYLSAFSELRSMAVYGADARALIVKAIDTLDRAEA; from the coding sequence ATGCCCACATCCCCCTCGTCGTCCGCGCAGAGAGCCCGCGAGCGCGTCGCCGCAAGGCTGCGTGCACTGCGCGCCGACGCCGGGCTGACAGGGCCTGAACTGGCCAAGCGGTGCGGCTGGTCGCACCCGAAGACCTACCGGCTGGAGAAGGCGCAGACACCGCCGTCGCCCGACGACATCCGCCGCTGGTGCGCTGCATGCGGGGCAGACAGTGAGGCCGCGGCCCTCGTCGAGCAGTCCATCGACGCGGAGGCCATGTACACCGAGTGGCGACAGCACGTCCGCCACGGGCTCAAGCAGCTCCAGATCACAACCGGCCGCCTGTTCACCAACTCGCACCTCTTTCGCGTGTACTCGGCGACGCTCGTCCCCGGGCTCCTGCAGACCGTCGGCTACGCGGCCGGCATCCTGCACATCTCCGCGCGGTCACACGCCTTGGAAGTCGATGACAGCCCGGCGGCGGCGCAGGCCCGGATCGACCGGTCGAAGATTCTGCACGAGCAGGGCCGCCGCTTCCTGTTCGTCGTCGAGGAAGCGAGCCTCTACTACCAGCTCGGCGACGCCGCGGCGATGGCCGCGCAGCTTGGCCATCTGCTGACGGCCGGGGCCCTGCCCGGGGTCTCGCTCGGCATCATTCCCTCGGACACTGTCGAGCGGCGCCAGTGGCCGCGCGAGACGTTCCACGTGTACGACGACAAGCTCGTGTCCGTGGAGCTGGTGACGGCTCAGGTGCGGATCAAACAACAGTCAGAGATCGACCAGTACCTGAGCGCCTTCTCCGAGCTGCGCAGCATGGCCGTGTACGGGGCCGACGCCCGTGCCCTGATCGTGAAAGCCATCGACACACTGGACCGAGCCGAGGCATGA
- a CDS encoding IS4 family transposase: MSEQSAMTSFVRTITVARGVFAPGHLGELTQYLPFELVDDVLARSRAVQGRLRLLPSRVGVYFVLALAVFPAVGYLGVWGKLVAGLGPLAPVRPCEKALRDLRRRIGAAPLQMLFETVAGPIAQPRTPGVCYRKWRTVAFDGCSSLRAPDQPRVRAWLGKILNAGYGPEGYPHLRLMALCETGTRGLLGAVFGPTSKGETHYARRLLPLLNATMLVLADRAFAGNDFLIDTADTGAQLLVRLNSRRRPTVFTALPDGSFLTRFQDRTFRIINVDITATCDDGTRISDHYMLITTLLDHSTDPAERLARLYHERWEVESAFLALRHTLLTGRVLRSCDACGLEQELWAWLTVHQVLRRAMCDAAESRPGTDPDRASFTIALQAAADQIVDACGITGDDSDGGGIARAVLAGLLPARRPRISARKVKCPMSRYGTTQNETRPLSSHSFNRLDITVLAATEQPTALPPSPANTDRRSHVFRLLAAADPGQDWTPRQIADALKIDHIRSLSAQMGQWITQKFLIRSGHGRYRLHPQWVKTPQPPAGSRDSTATIPA, from the coding sequence TTGTCCGAGCAGTCTGCCATGACCAGTTTCGTCCGCACCATCACCGTGGCGAGGGGCGTCTTCGCACCGGGGCATCTCGGGGAGTTGACGCAGTATCTGCCCTTCGAGCTGGTCGATGACGTGCTGGCGAGGTCGCGGGCTGTCCAGGGCAGGTTGCGTCTACTGCCTTCCCGCGTGGGGGTGTACTTCGTGCTGGCCCTGGCTGTCTTCCCGGCCGTCGGCTACCTCGGGGTGTGGGGCAAACTGGTCGCCGGGCTGGGCCCGCTGGCTCCGGTCCGGCCTTGTGAGAAGGCCCTGCGTGACCTGCGTCGCAGGATCGGAGCCGCGCCGCTGCAGATGCTGTTCGAGACCGTGGCCGGCCCGATCGCCCAGCCCCGCACCCCGGGGGTGTGCTACCGGAAGTGGCGCACGGTCGCCTTCGACGGCTGCAGCTCGCTGCGGGCCCCCGACCAGCCGCGCGTCCGCGCCTGGCTGGGCAAGATCCTGAACGCCGGTTACGGCCCGGAGGGCTACCCGCACCTGCGACTGATGGCCCTGTGTGAGACCGGCACCCGCGGCCTGCTCGGCGCCGTCTTCGGCCCCACCAGCAAGGGCGAGACCCACTACGCCCGCCGACTCCTTCCCCTGCTGAACGCCACGATGCTGGTGCTTGCCGACCGCGCCTTCGCCGGGAACGACTTCCTCATCGACACCGCCGACACCGGCGCCCAACTGCTGGTCCGGCTCAACTCCCGCCGTCGGCCGACCGTCTTCACCGCGCTGCCCGACGGCTCGTTCTTGACCCGGTTCCAGGACCGGACGTTCCGCATCATCAACGTCGACATCACTGCCACCTGTGACGACGGCACCCGGATCAGCGACCACTACATGCTGATCACCACTCTGCTCGACCACAGCACCGACCCCGCTGAGCGACTGGCCCGCCTCTATCACGAGCGCTGGGAGGTCGAGTCGGCCTTCCTCGCCCTGCGGCACACCCTGCTCACTGGCCGAGTCTTGCGCTCCTGCGACGCTTGCGGTCTGGAACAGGAACTGTGGGCCTGGCTCACCGTCCATCAGGTCCTGCGTCGAGCGATGTGTGACGCGGCCGAGTCCCGCCCGGGCACCGACCCCGACCGGGCCAGCTTCACCATCGCCCTGCAGGCCGCCGCCGACCAGATCGTCGACGCTTGCGGCATCACCGGCGACGACAGCGACGGCGGCGGCATCGCCCGGGCTGTCCTGGCCGGGCTGCTGCCGGCCCGCCGACCCCGGATCAGTGCCCGCAAGGTGAAGTGTCCGATGTCCCGCTACGGCACCACACAGAACGAGACCCGCCCACTGAGCAGCCATTCCTTCAACCGCCTGGACATCACCGTCCTCGCCGCCACCGAGCAGCCCACAGCCCTGCCACCGTCCCCGGCGAACACCGATCGACGCTCCCACGTCTTCCGACTCCTGGCGGCAGCCGATCCCGGCCAGGACTGGACTCCCCGGCAGATCGCTGACGCCCTCAAAATCGACCACATCCGCAGCCTCTCGGCGCAGATGGGGCAATGGATCACGCAGAAGTTCCTCATCAGGTCAGGTCATGGCCGCTACCGACTCCATCCCCAATGGGTCAAGACACCCCAACCACCAGCGGGTTCACGAGACTCGACAGCTACCATCCCGGCTTAA
- a CDS encoding winged helix-turn-helix transcriptional regulator: MSRRMLTLVLKRLQCSGLVERTAYAEVPPCVEYSTHSLGASLLSAIEHLAAWSSEHHTGIRRHQDAYDKSATQCVTGMSNRSSFVCSFP, from the coding sequence ATCTCCCGGCGCATGCTCACCCTCGTCCTCAAGCGCCTTCAGTGCAGCGGCCTTGTCGAGCGCACTGCCTATGCGGAGGTGCCGCCCTGCGTCGAGTACTCCACTCACTCCCTCGGCGCCTCCCTGCTGTCCGCCATTGAGCACCTGGCTGCCTGGAGCTCCGAGCATCACACCGGGATCCGACGCCACCAGGACGCGTACGACAAGAGCGCCACACAGTGCGTAACTGGCATGAGCAATCGATCATCGTTCGTGTGTAGCTTCCCTTAG
- a CDS encoding PP2C family protein-serine/threonine phosphatase, with product MAEPAVDYAAVFQALPGAVALVTPQLIFADANAEFLRLRGLPREQVVGRFLPEDQPENDSAEPLLLRVLASLRRAVDTGERSTVALQRVDMEDHDQPGVWHERYFNVTNIPVFGPDGRMTLLLHRLEDVTELIRARDVALTLQEAMLPAPRTVGRHSAAVRYRPAAQALNVAGDWYDLVDLPGDRIAVAVGDVVGHGLPAACVMGQLRSALTAASLDPEGPARALEVLGLYARTIDGAENTTVATAFIDWENHTITYSSAGHPPPVLLQRDGTVEFLDQATDPPLAARPQHGSRIQAVAAFHEGAVLVLYTDGLIERRGEDIDTGLARLADSLARHRAGDPEALADAVLTDLLPPGDATDDTALVILRL from the coding sequence ATGGCAGAACCGGCGGTCGACTACGCGGCGGTGTTCCAGGCTCTGCCCGGGGCGGTGGCGCTGGTGACTCCGCAGCTGATCTTCGCGGACGCCAACGCGGAGTTCTTGCGCCTCCGGGGCCTCCCCCGCGAGCAAGTGGTCGGTCGCTTTCTGCCTGAGGACCAGCCCGAAAACGACTCCGCCGAGCCTCTCCTGCTCAGAGTTCTGGCGTCACTGCGCCGGGCGGTGGACACCGGTGAGCGCAGCACCGTAGCGCTGCAGCGCGTCGACATGGAGGACCACGACCAGCCCGGGGTATGGCACGAGCGGTATTTCAACGTGACCAACATTCCCGTATTCGGACCCGATGGGCGGATGACGCTGCTGCTGCATCGGCTGGAGGACGTCACCGAACTCATCCGCGCCCGTGACGTCGCGCTGACCTTGCAAGAAGCCATGTTGCCCGCTCCTCGCACGGTCGGCCGGCACTCGGCGGCCGTTCGCTACCGGCCCGCCGCCCAAGCGCTGAATGTGGCCGGCGACTGGTACGACCTGGTCGACCTGCCTGGCGATCGCATCGCCGTCGCCGTCGGCGACGTCGTCGGCCACGGCCTGCCCGCGGCCTGCGTCATGGGGCAACTGCGCAGCGCCCTCACCGCCGCCTCTCTCGATCCTGAAGGCCCCGCCCGCGCCCTGGAAGTTCTCGGGCTGTACGCACGCACCATCGACGGCGCCGAGAACACCACCGTGGCCACGGCATTCATCGACTGGGAGAACCACACCATCACCTACAGCAGCGCCGGCCACCCCCCACCAGTGCTCCTGCAGAGGGACGGGACCGTCGAGTTCCTGGACCAGGCCACCGACCCGCCACTGGCCGCTCGTCCTCAACACGGCTCCCGGATCCAGGCTGTCGCTGCCTTCCACGAGGGCGCCGTCCTCGTGCTTTACACCGACGGTCTGATCGAACGCCGCGGCGAAGACATCGACACGGGCCTCGCCCGGCTCGCCGACTCCCTGGCCCGCCACCGGGCAGGTGATCCCGAAGCTCTCGCCGACGCCGTGCTCACGGACCTGCTCCCACCCGGTGACGCCACCGACGACACCGCCCTGGTCATCCTGCGCCTGTAA